TGAACACACTCACCTTCCTGGGCAACTTTCCAGACACGGCCCAGCTGCTCATGCCGGTGTGGGCAGGACGGGCAGGGTGGTGTGGTGGGTAGGGAGAAGGGCGTCTCTGAGCTCAGCTTCCAAGAGGGCAGCTGGGAAGCTCCAGTTTACCTCATCTTCATCCCACCCTTAGCAACTGAATGCCATCATTGCAGCCTCGATGTCTATCAAGTCCTCCGACAAGCTTCGCCAGATCCTAGAGGTGAGAGCCCAGGGCGAGGGACTGGGAAGCAGGGCCCACCCTTGCCTAGTCTAGGTCCCATAAAAGGGAGACTCAGACCCTGCCCACCTGGGACATAGCAAAGGTTATGTTCCCATTTCTCACGCGTATGCTCATAGACAAGCTAAGGCGGGAGGAGGGGGACAGGCAAAGGCAGCAGCAGCCATGCCTGTGACCGTGCACGTGAGCTCCTTCTCTGGGGCTCAGTCCCTCTGGGGATTGCTTTATGAGAGTAACTGGGTAACTGCACCTGTTCAGTGGAGTGTCTGCAGACAAGAATACATAGCTTTTGGGGGATTGAGGAAGGGATGTGGCAAGCCAGTTTGGAGTGGTCTAGTGAAgggttaaaattttgagtgtACTACTAGTGTTAATAGTGTGCACGTGAGATGTAGGTTTACAGGTTGCATGTGCATTGAAACTGAAGGGCCCATTCAGGAGGAGCTAGCTGTATGTGAAGGCTAGCTTCTtgtcaccttccttccttcctgagaaGTATATATTCTTCAAGGGTTTTCCCCCAAGCCTGGATCTCATTtagtctttctctgcttctcccagaTTGTCTTGGCTTTTGGCAACTACATGAACAGTAGCAAGCGTGGGGCGGCCTATGGTTTCCGGCTTCAGAGTCTGGATGCGGTGAGATGGGGATCCTGGTCTGGGGTCTGGGTCTGGGATCTGGGTTGGTGGCCAGTGGCTTATACCCAGGTCCTTGTCCAGTTGTTGGAGATGAAGTCGACAGACCGGAAACAGACGTTGTTGCACTACTTGGTGAAGGTCATTGCTGAGAAGTACCCACAGCTCACGGGTTTTCACAGTGACCTGCACTTTTTGGACAAGGCAGGCTCAGGTATGGGGCACTGGGGTCTTGGGTGGGAGCAGGGGGGTTCAGTCCTTGGGCCCCTGACATGGTTAGGAGGAAGCAGGGGGGACTGTAGGATATAACTGTGTGCATGCTGCCTTATCCCGACTCTGTCTACTCCAGTGTCCCTGGACAGCGTACTGGGAGATGTGCACTCCTTGCAGCGAGGTCTGGAGCTGACACAGAGAGAGTTTGTGCGGCAAGATGACTGCCTGGTGCTCAAGGAGTTCCTGAgggccaactctcccaccatGGACAAGCTGCTGGCAGACAGCAAGACAGCTCAggtgagctggggggggggggggacacagaaCACCAGCCACGGAAGCCttagggttggggtggggagtcaGGTTCGGTTAGAGCAAAGACCTGGAGGAGTGTGGCCACAGGCAGAACCCTGGGATGAACAGTAGCGGAGCATCCTGTGTGGAAGAACAGAGATGTGGTATCTCAAGGGGCACGGAGCATGCTCAGGCTCCAAGGGGCCCAAGCCAGCAGGGCTGATGGATTGTGTTTGCAGGAGGCCTACGAGTCTGTGGTAGAGTACTTTGGAGAAAATCCCAAGACCACATCCCCCTCCATGTTCTTTTCCCTCTTCAGTCGCTTCACCAAGGCCTACAAGGTACACGTATCCGATGGGTGGGGTGCGGGGGCTCCGTAGCCTCTGCCTGAGAACAGTGGGGACAGCTTCTGTCCCAGGTCAGACGGGGAAGGAGGGTTGTTCTCACTAAGACCTGCCTTGGGTCCTCAGAAAGCGGAACAGGAGGTCGAacagtggaagaaggaagcagctgCCGATACCTCAGGCAGGGAAGAGCCTCCAACACCCAAGGTAGGCAGCTGGCCCCAGGCCCAGGCCTGGGACTGGGATTCGGGAATTTATAGcatccctttcttcctgcctcacccctaCACCTTCAGTGTTGACATAGATTCTGCCCAGAGACAAGGACAATGCCCCAGAAGCCAGGGGAGGAAGCAGGTGTAGGTTTCTCCTGCCTTAGCTGGCCATCCTTGCTGTGAAGAACTACACAGATGTTCCAGAGTGGGTGAGGTGTTAAGTATCCTAAAGTTAGGGTTGCCTTTCTCCTCAGTCTCCACCCAAGGCCCGGCGACAACAGATGGACCTCATCTCTGAGCTAAAACGGAAGCAGCAGAAAGAGCCACTCATCTACGAGAGTGACCGAGATGGGGCCATCGAAGACATCATCACAGGTGAGGGTCAGGTCACTGTCCCGTCTCCACTACCCACtatgtccctctcttcctctatttctccCCACACTGAGGGGTCTGctgcctcctcccacctccagtctcattgtgcagccctggcttgcctggaacttgctgtgtagaccaggctgtcctcaaactcacagagatcctcttgtctctgctcctgcagtgctgggatcaaaggcatgggccactTATCCCCGTTCTGCATTATCTCTTGctaccttttctgtttttcttttgtttgtttgttttctctctctctctctctctaccttctattTCCCAAAACCTCAGTGCTCAAGACAGTACCCTTCACTGCCCGCACCGGCAAGCGGACATCCCGGCTCCTCTGTGAGGCAAGCCTGGGAGAGGAGATGACCCTCTAGCTCCCAGGTACCTAGATAACCTGGTCTGTGATTCCAGTGATGGCGAAACTCTGGGAATTTGGGgcacagggaggggggagagcagATATGCTTCCCTATCCGGGCCACTGCATAGCTGGGATGTTTTAGAGGGTGGTGTTTCTGGCTGTGGTAAATCAGTGTCCCCTTCCACGTGTACAAAATCAAGTCCTTAGAAAGATGAGCCTGTGCCCTGAAGCCTGGGCCAATGTGTCTCCTTTGCCTGCCAGATCTTCGGAACCAGCCCTACATCCGTGCAGACACAGGACGTCGAAGTGCTCGCCGGCGCCCCCCTGGACCCCCACTGCCGGTCACTGCTGATCTCTCGCTGTAGCCACTGTTTCTGCTGGTGGATTCTAAAGGGCCGTAGGCAGGCTGGAGCTCAAAGAAGGTGGTCCTTAGCTCGGCTGGGTCGGGCGTCTGCTCCTCCTGCCCGACTACTAGCCTTGAAgactcctccctacccccacccccaacccccccaaaaaagctggTCGTAGCACCCTCTCCCTCCAATAGCCATACTTAGCCTGAGCGGGAGCCTGGCCTGTAACTTATAAAGTGCACCTCGCCGCTGCCCTAGCTCAGAGGACCCTCCATGGACCTTATTTTTATACAAGATTAATAAAGATGTTTGCAAAAGACGCGCGTCGACTCAGTGCCAGATCCCACTAGGCGCAGCCAGTTTCGCTCAGCAAACGGTTTACTTGTACAAGCTCTTCATAGCACATCTCTGGAAACAGGCTGgcgaaggggaggaggggtgctTCTGCACTAGAGTTGGCGGGGAGGAAGCCAGCTTCGAGGGGCGCATTTGCTCCAGCGGCTGGCTCATTAGCCCGGCGGGAGGGCGGAGGGGACCTGCGGAAGATCGAGGGGGCTATTCGTTAGGGACGCCCTGCGCGATCAGCAACACCTGGGTGTACCTCCTGCGCTCCCCATTTCTTTTGGCTCAGGTCCCACTCTAACCCCAGCCTCTTCTGCCTGACAATCACGCCCCATCTGCTGTTCCGCCTCCGCCCCATCTGCCCTGTCCTTAAGAGTATCTGCGGATTCTCACCTTTGCTGAGTGGCCCAAGGTTGGGAGGGAGCTTGGGGCGGCCTGGCTGTTGGGGCTTGGGGAGGCGGACGTCGGACCCTGGAACTCGAGCCTTGCGTTCTGGCCTCTGGCGCCCGGCGAGGTTGGGGATCTGAGTGTAGGGGCTGCGCCCACCTGGGGCGGGAtcccagaggaggaagaggcgaGGACAGTACTGGGAAGGGTCCCGCGGGAGCAGGAGGTGGCAGTGGCCTGGGCTACGGATGACCCGGAGCATCCCCCTCCCGTGGCGTCCCGCCCCGTGCCTgcgactcccccacccccagcccgtGGACCAGCTCGGGGCGCACCTGCTCTGCACAGTGTGTGCAGGGAGCGCGCCAGCTGAGAGCTGGAGAGGCCATTGAGGCGCGCAGCTTGGCAGAAGAAGGTGAGGCCCGTGTGCGCACGCGCAGGCCGGCCCTGGCGCGCCCGGTTCCGAGCGCACAAGCTCAGCCGCAGGGCTCGCTGCTTCTTGAAATAGTAGCTTGGGGGAGAAAAGTGGGACAGCGGGCTCAGACACTGCTTCCTCGCTCTCCTCCATCTTACAGGTGGGGAGGTCCAAACAGGACCGAAGGCTACTTGTCTTTCTTTGGCTAAGGGATGGTCTTGGGTCCAGGAAATGGACCCAGGGGTCAGGGCATTCTCTGGAGGCAGGACCCCTCCCCCTCAAGTTCTGTTTTCTGAATCCCAGGTCTGGAAGCCGAGGATGGCTATGCCCACCTTGTCACCTCCTGCCTTGATTTGGGGGGCACAAAGCCTTGACTCAGTAGTTTGAACAGCACCTCGAGGAACAGGGTCTGCAGGCCCGGGGGCTCACCGACCCGATTGCCCTTCATTTGGCCTGAGTATAGCAAACACAGGCCAGAGGTGAAGAGGGGTGTTCTCATTCAAGACTTCCCCTCTGCCCATCAGCCTAACTCCTCACCCATGTACTGAGCCAGACGGTGGTTGTCAGTAAGGACACCCAGGAAGTCCTTGAAGCTTACGGTTCCATCACCTgggaagacaaggagaggcaaTGGGTACTTGCCCTATTGGGGAAGTTTGCCTTGTAGATACTTTAGGGGCTTAAGTCACATTGAGAATTAAACCATTCCTCTctttaaaatagatgtttttccATAAAGTACTAAGATCATGTATTAACAGCCTTTAGTAGAAGCCAAAGGGTTCTAGTGTGTGGAGGGAAACAGCTCTTGCCCTTGGGGGTTGGTGGGGGGTAATGAGAATTGAAATCAGTTCAAAAGGCCCGGAGATTGGGGTGCTGGTCTAGACgggcttcctggaagagggaaCTTTAAGAAACAGAACCCAGCCAAGGATTTTGTAGATAGGGGTAGCATCCATTAGGAGATGGGAGAACacaagaaggcagagatggggcaCCCACCATCTAAGTCGGCCAGCCGAAGAGCCTCGCACATCTCCTGTGGGCCCAGCTGGATACCCGTGTTGCGCAGGGCAACTTTCATGCTTTGCATGTCCACAGTGCCTGTTGGGCTGCAACTGAACAGTTTGAAGATGTCCTGGAAAGCTGAGGGTGGAGAGAGGGCCAGTGAACGCTGCATGTTTAAAGACTTAGACTGGCATAGAGGGAAGGTGGTAAGGGTTATAAATACGTTAGGTAACTAGTTCTGCCCCGAGCATCCTCctatctctctctgctcctggacCTCGGCTCCTTACCTGCCAGCTGCCGGGGGGTCAGGGGTAGCGAGCTATCATCCGCCGAGCTACTCCGGAGAAAGAAGTCGGACATGTAATACCTGCTGCAAGGCTATTCCAGGGCCAGGCAGGCCTTGCCCCCTAAACCAGCACATCCCAGACCTGACCTCCTCCCGTCCCTGCTCTCACCTTTGAGACCTGTCATCTGGCCCTGACCAGTATGGCTGGGTAGCTTCAGGATTCTTGAGATCTTTCAACCTCAGTAAGGCCTCCTCTTTAGTGGTCGTGGCCGCTCCTAGCTCTGACTGGGACGGCTGGCCTATCTGCGTCTGCGTCCGCCCCTTTTGCACCCTGCCAGCCTGCTCCTCGAATGCATCTCGTGTGAGGATATTCCGAGGCTTCTGCGGAGGCCTtagaggcagggagaaggcaGGACAGCCTGGTCAACTGAAGGGCATAGATTCCAGGAGGCCTAGGGGACAAGGCCTATGGGTGAGCAggtccacctcctcctcccaggaTCCTCCGGGCCAGGCTGAATCCACAGCCCTATAGGAAGGGGCTTCTGTAGCAGGCACGGGGTATGAACCCCCATCTCAGGTGACATAAAGGACCCTCCTCCAACCTAGCGAGCGGTACCTTCTCAGTGTCGATGGGGATCTCTTGGTCTTCAGGCCTCTGCTGCCtgaaaggcagaggcacaggCTCCGAggctgtccccctcccccaggctgccTCACTGCTGGGATTTGTCTTTTGGCTGCAAACCCTCCCCCAGAGGCTGCTGGGCTTCCTGCCAGGGCCGGGCACCCGCGGCTTTATTCTTCCCAAGTCTCTAACTCCCTTCGGGCATCTGAATTTGTGATTACTCTCTGGATGCTGAGTCAGGATGGCTGAGGCCCACAAGGAAAAGCAAGCCACAGAATCCCAAAGCCTGGGATGTGGGACGTGGGGTCCTGTCCAATATAATAAACCCACTAACCACATTTTAATACATTCTGTAAAACCTCAATACTTGGAAGTAATACAAACCATACAGTGTCTACTCTcagataatgaatgaatgaaactagaGGACTGGAACAGAGCTGGAAGATTAAATAATAAGATTTTTCTTATTAAACAATACATTTCTAAACAACATGTGGTGTTAGGTATGCTGAAATACATCCAGAATTCCAGAACACTGGGGCGAgagggttctgagttcaaggttatcttgaGCTACATACATAAGACCTTgtcaggaggggaaggaggaggaagagaagaggaggaggagggggaggaagaggaggacaaggaagagggagaagaggaggagggaaaggaagaggaggaggaagagggagaaggggaggaggaggaaggaggagaaggggaggagggagaggaagaaggaggaggaggagaaaaagtgTAATATTAAAACTAGACAGTGTCAGGCATGGTGTCAATAATTCACTCAAGCACTTGgaaggctcaggagttcaaggtcatcctcaactctACAGTGAGTGTGAAACCAGGGTGGGCTgtatgagaacctgtctcaaaacaaagaaacaggggctagagagatggctcagaggttaggagggCTGACTGtgcttctggaggtcctgagttcaattcccagcaaccacctggtgtctcacaaccatctgtaatgagatctgatgctctcttctggtgtggctgaagatagcaactgtgtactcaaataaaataaacaaacctataaaccaacaaacaaacaaacaaagcatggATCAAACCCCCAAAcctcaaactaaacaaaaataaaaatacaatgtattGTGAATGTAACAAACACTGCTCTCGAGGACGAGGACATTTGTAGCACAAGGCGCATGTTTTAGAAAAGGAGGTATCTAAAGAGTTTCTGCCCcaagaaactagaaaaagaagCACAAATTACATCTCCAGAAAGTAGGATTAAGataaaaacaagagcaaaaatTAAGACTGGAAAGCAGGGAATCAGTAGCAAGAAGCAAACGTCAAAATCTTGTTCTTTGAAAGAACAAAGGAGgctagggctggcgagatggctcagctagtgcaagtgcttgctgacaggttTGATGACCCATGTTCAAAGGTCCTCTGGACCCAcatgggagaagagaactgactccttcaaACTGTCCTGACCcatacacatgccacagtatATGTGCATGGATACGTGTGCACACAGCAGCACGTAACTAAAAATGGGTGGGCGGGAAGAGTGTAGCGTTATGAAAGGAACATCACTAGAGCTTGTGGATAGTTAAAGCATAGTAAAGGGATATCAAGTGACTATGCCTGTTAAGTATGATAACCTTAATGCAATAGATCACCTTCTTGAAAAACAGAAGCTGCCAAAACTTATGGGAAGAAACTGTCTGGATAGCCCTGTATATGCGAAAGAAATCAAACCAATAATTAGCCTTCcgaagcagagagagaggcccATATGTATTTCACAGATGATTTTTTAATCAAACTTCTATTGAAGAACTATCATTTCTCTATAATAAATATCTTAACTCAGCTGGTGAGGCCATTACTCTGTACCCCGAAGACCCCAAAGAGAGAAAGACTTTCTCAGAAAACTACAATATTCCTCAAGagcatacatacaacatacaaaaaattcttttttttttaaattatttaggcCAGATGTGATGACatatgcatttttgtttgtttttgttttttgttctttggcttttgttttgttttgttttttttttttcaagacagggtttctctgtgtagccctgtctatcctgtaacttgctctgtagatcaggttggcctcgaactcagagatctgcctgcctctgcctcctgagtgctgggactaaaggcgtgcaccaccactatcTGGCATGACacatcccaacatttgggagacagaggcagggagattacTGATCTAGACCAGCAGGGGTACATagtgaaaccccatctcaaaaatcaCCTTAAAGGCGccaccccccccccgtgtgtgtgtgtgtgtgtgtgtgtgtgtgtgtgtgcacaaatgagTGCAAGCActtttggagaccagaagaggacatctgatcttctggagctagagatacaagtggttgtgaactgtccaatgtgggtgctgggaactgaactcaggttctctgggagAGTAGTAAGCGctaaccactgagaaatctctccagcacagataaaaacaaaaacaaaaacaaaaacaaaaaaactttgacAAAACATTAGCAAGTAGAACCCAACAGTATATAAAAAGAATGGTACTTTACCACACACAAGATAAATGcaataaagtatttaaataaaacactacTGTGcctgggcatggtgactcacccctttaatgccagcactctggaggcagaggcagtcaaatctctatgagttcgaggccagcatagTATACTTTgcaagtttcagggcagccagtgctatgtagagagaccctgtctcagaagaagcAAAACAAGCCCCCAAACCTTTGACTCTTCCAACAATtgtgaagaaagaagacagtTACAGACTTGGAGATGCTCATTTGAAAAGGACTGTTAACACAAAACGTACACACAACCTTTAAAACTCAACAATGAGAACACGAATCACCCAATTAAGAGGTGAGTAGAAACCTTAACAGATGACATCCACCTTCAAGTATATGAGATCTCCAGCATAGTGTGAATCATTAGCAAATGGAGCAGGAAAATACGACACCTCTACGGGTCCATAAGAACGTCAGGATTTAAAACACGGACACCACCAAATTCTGGTGAAGAAGAGGAACAGCGTGCCGGGTCTGCGAAGGGGTGAGTTGCTCTGGAAGTCACTCCAGCTGTTCCTCACAAATCTGAACACACCTTGAGGTCTTGGTTGCAAGCTCAGCCTTTAGTGACTGAAACAATGTATATAAAGCAGCAGTCATGGTCCTTGGCATTCATCCAGGCAAGGTTAAAACAAGTCCAAAATCCACACCATACTTACTACAACTTTCTAACTGCCCAAACCTGGAGTCAACCAACATACCTTTTGGTAGGTGGATGGAAAAATAAATCAGTCCATCTAGATAATGGAATCTTATGGAACACTA
This sequence is a window from Mus pahari chromosome 14, PAHARI_EIJ_v1.1, whole genome shotgun sequence. Protein-coding genes within it:
- the LOC110332658 gene encoding uncharacterized protein LOC110332658 → MPPYAALASLLTRVTSSLPREKPTKILAEGCGREQLGARTWGSPAASGGGFAAKRQIPAVRQPGGGGQPRSLCLCLSGSRGLKTKRSPSTLRRPPQKPRNILTRDAFEEQAGRVQKGRTQTQIGQPSQSELGAATTTKEEALLRLKDLKNPEATQPYWSGPDDRSQSSADDSSLPLTPRQLAAFQDIFKLFSCSPTGTVDMQSMKVALRNTGIQLGPQEMCEALRLADLDGDGTVSFKDFLGVLTDNHRLAQYMGQMKGNRVGEPPGLQTLFLEVLFKLLSQGFVPPKSRQEVTSYYFKKQRALRLSLCARNRARQGRPARAHTGLTFFCQAARLNGLSSSQLARSLHTLCRAGGRSPYTQIPNLAGRQRPERKARVPGSDVRLPKPQQPGRPKLPPNLGPLSKGPLRPPAGLMSQPLEQMRPSKLASSPPTLVQKHPSSPSPACFQRCAMKSLYK